One region of Populus trichocarpa isolate Nisqually-1 chromosome 4, P.trichocarpa_v4.1, whole genome shotgun sequence genomic DNA includes:
- the LOC18097562 gene encoding uncharacterized protein LOC18097562 isoform X1, translating into MEKTEEELVAGRSLVDLVFSWSIGDVLNKDLCRNKVKKIPETFMSTTHYMKSFIPALIEETRADLCSNMIMISQAPTREIFSVGMDKKNKPPEDLFYNIWFKKRRNKANGKEIYEPDVGDLLALTDVRPKDIDDLNRPGFNYLLAYVHRLSEWQDDDDKYVILSTLTSKPIQFEIEDQENKKESIIAGKGRRKTMKANVYVVYLVNMMTNIRIWRSLNSDLEGGNMNIIQNVLHTSSADGQDCSHCLSEVNKSATLSGMEETIISSSNLNDSQQDAIVSCIGLSECQHQSTVKLIWGPPGTGKTKMIGLLLFSLLKLKCRTLTCAPTNIAVLEVTSRLLRLVTDSREDDTYGLGDIILFGNGKRMKISENDDLEDIFLGHRVKVLEYCFSPSNGWKHTVDSLINLLEDPENQYRRYLENMEKKNEEGEREDQEDEMLEIEEINNKKEKDEVVNDQNKKGRNRVLLQALKDDMKKEKQKQKQKVFSHQENLTKCEEKEYKDGKVNKEDILSFEEFVKEWFKFLSAKLDILIAGLYTHLPTSIISLEVVKSMTRAVDSLSCLKPLLYSVSVGDEGLKQVLNDFENEGSSAGQFSRLSFMRNYCIQTLNSLPREFEVPNFFDNRAARYFCLGNACLVFCTASSSAKLHTEGVTPIKLLVIDEAAQLKECESTIPLQLSGLRHAILIGDERQLPAMVQSKISEEAEFGRSLFERLVILEHEKHLLNTQYRMHPSISLFPNKEFYDMLIQDASNVKERNYQKQFLQGNMYGPYSFINVANGKEQSNDGRSKKNLVEVAVVSAIVAGLFKEFKRARKRMSIGVISPYNAQVYAIQQKIGNTYSTFSDFAVNVRSVDGFQGSEEDVIIISTVRCNASGSVGFLSNRQRANVALTRARYCLWILGNGATLVNSGSIWKKLVTDAKERGCFYNADEDKSLSKAIMDALLELDQLDDLLNVNFLLFRNARWKFCFSENFRKSIMKVGNEARQEVISLLAKLSSGWRQSPEERNIIVLHGTSSELLENYRVNDQLSLIWTVNIIKENKNDTQILKVWDVLSLHDLPKLARSLDAVVGNYTVNKMNRCRHKCTEGDLVVPMRWSISSGASLESSNPETDPAQLLSQPLASLVIRDESEAPATTSRQPLRSKKDGFSSGTRGSKPTW; encoded by the exons ATGGAGAAAACTGAAGAAGAATTAGTAGCTGGTAGAAGCTTGGTAGATTTGGTGTTCTCTTGGTCTATCGGGGATGTACTCAACAAAGATCTTTGCAGAAACAAG GTGAAGAAGATACCAGAGACGTTCATGTCAACAACACATTACATGAAGTCATTCATTCCCGCACTAATCGAGGAAACTCGTGCAGACTTATGCTCAAACATGATAATGATCTCCCAAGCACCTACAAGAGAAATCTTTTCAGTGGGAATGGATAAAAAGAATAAGCCTCCGGAAGACTTGTTTTATAACATCTGGtttaaaaaaaggagaaacaaagCCAATGGGAAAGAAATATATGAGCCTGACGTTGGAGATCTCCTTGCTTTGACAGATGTAAGACCGAAAGACATTGATGACTTGAACAGGCCTGGGTTTAACTATCTTCTTGCATATGTTCATAGGCTATCTGAATGGCAAGATGACGACGATAAATATGTAATTTTGTCAACTCTCACATCCAAACCCATTCAATTTGAAATAGAAGACcaggaaaataaaaaggagtCTATCATTGCTGGAAAAGGAAGGCGAAAGACCATGAAAGCTAATGTCTACGTTGTTTACCTAGTGAACATGATGACAAATATTCGTATATGGAGATCATTGAACTCAGATCTGGAAGGAGGGAACATGAACATTATCCAGAATGTGCTTCATACTAGCTCAGCT GATGGCCAAGATTGCTCTCACTGCTTATCTGAAGTGAATAAAAGTGCTACACTTTCTGGTATGGAAGAAACCATAATCAGCTCTTCCAATTTAAATGACTCGCAGCAAGATGCAATTGTAAGCTGCATTGGTCTGAGTGAATGCCAACATCAAAGTACTGTGAAACTAATTTGGGGCCCTCCGGGGACtggcaaaacaaagatgattgGTTTATTATTGTTCTCTCTCCTTAAATTGAAGTGCAGGACCCTTACATGTGCTCCAACCAATATTGCTGTGTTGGAAGTAACATCGAGACTCCTAAGGCTAGTTACAGACTCTCGTGAAGATGACACTTATGGACTTGGAGATATAATTCTATTTGGGAATGGGAAGCGAATGAAGATCTCTGAGAATGATGATCTTGAAGATATATTTCTTGGCCATCGTGTTAAAGTACTTGAATATTGCTTTAGCCCGTCGAATGGGTGGAAGCACACTGTAGACTCATTGATAAATTTGCTTGAAGATCCTGAGAATCAGTACCGCCGGTACTTGGAAaatatggagaaaaaaaatgaggagggagagagagaggatcaGGAAGATGAAATGCTTGAAATTGAAGAGATAAACaacaagaaagagaaagatgaaGTGGTCAATGATCAAAACAAAAAGGGCAGGAACAGAGTTCTTCTTCAGGCCTTGAAAGATgacatgaaaaaggaaaaacaaaaacaaaaacaaaaggttttttcTCATCAAGAGAATCTTACAAAGTGTGAGGAAAAGGAATATAAAGATGGAAAGGTAAATAAGGAAGATATTCTCTCTTTCGAGGAATTCGTAAAGGAATGGTTCAAATTCCTTAGTGCGAAGTTGGATATTTTAATTGCAGGTTTATATACGCACTTGCCAACATCTATCATTTCATTAGAAGTGGTGAAGAGCATGACAAGAGCTGTTGATTCACTCAGCTGCCTCAAACCCTTGTTGTATAGTGTTAGTGTTGGAGATGAAGGTTTAAAACAAGTCCTCAACGATTTTGAAAATGAAGGAAGCAGCGCTGGTCAATTTTCCCGGTTGTCCTTTATGAGAAACTATTGTATTCAGACACTGAATTCACTTCCTCGAGAATTTGAAGTTcccaatttttttgataataggGCAGCCAGATACTTTTGCTTGGGAAATGCGTGTCTGGTTTTCTGTACTGCTTCAAGCTCTGCCAAGTTGCACACAGAAGGAGTGACACCGATAAAATTGTTGGTTATTGATGAAGCTGCCCAGCTTAAAGAATGTGAATCGACTATTCCATTGCAACTTTCTGGTCTTCGCCATGCCATTCTTATAGGTGACGAGCGCCAACTTCCTGCCATGGTTCAAAGCAAG ATTTCCGAGGAAGCTGAATTCGGGAGGAGTTTGTTTGAGAGATTGGTAATACTGGAACACGAGAAACACCTTCTGAATACGCAGTATAGGATGCACCCATCTATAAGCTTATTCCCAAATAAAGAGTTCTATGATATGCTAATTCAGGATGCTTCAAATGTCAAAGAAAGAAACTATCAGAAACAATTCCTTCAAGGCAATATGTATGGCCCTTACTCATTTATTAATGTAGCCAATGGGAAAGAGCAATCCAACGACGGCCGCAGCAAGAAAAATTTGGTCGAGGTTGCTGTAGTTTCAGCAATAGTTGCAGGCCTTTTTAAAG AATTTAAAAGGGCAAGAAAGAGGATGAGCATAGGAGTCATATCACCATACAATGCTCAAGTGTAtgcaattcaacaaaaaattggAAATACTTACAGTACATTTAGTGACTTTGCTGTAAATGTTCGGTCTGTCGATGGATTTCAAGGCAGCGAGGAGGATGTTATCATTATCTCTACAGTCAGATGCAATGCAAGTGGATCAGTGGGTTTTCTTTCCAATCGCCAAAGGGCAAATGTTGCGCTGACCCGTGCACg GTACTGCCTCTGGATACTGGGAAATGGAGCAACTCTTGTCAACAGTGGCTCTATTTGGAAGAAATTGGTTACTGACGCGAAGGAACGAGGGTGTTTCTACAATGCTGATGAGGATAAAAGCTTGTCCAAGGCAATAATGGATGCCTTGTTAGAGTTGGACCAACTTGATGATTTGTTGAATGTCAATTTTCTACTGTTCAGAAATGCAAGATGGAAG TTTTGCTTCAGTGAAAACTTTCGGAAATCTATTATGAAAGTGGGAAATGAGGCTCGTCAGGAagtgatttctttgttggcaaagCTTTCAAGTGGCTGGCGTCAATCTCCTGAAGAGAGAAACATCATTGTCCTACACGGAACTTCTTCTGAACTGTTAGAAAATTACAGAGTCAATGACCAGCTCAGTCTCATTTGGACAGTGAATATaatcaaggaaaacaaaaacgacACTCAAATTCTTAAGGTTTGGGATGTTTTATCATTACATGATTTACCGAAACTAGCAAGGAGCCTCGATGCTGTCGTTGGAAATTATACAGTGAATAAGATGAACCGCTGCAGACACAAATGCACAGAAGG GGATTTGGTTGTTCCAATGAGATGGTCAATAAGTTCCGGTGCCTCTCTGGAGAGTAGTAATCCTGAAACCGATCCTGCACAGCTTCTGTCACAACCATTAGCTTCACTTGTTATCAGGGATGAATCAGAAGCACCAGCAACAACTAGTAG ACAGCCCTTGAGGTCTAAGAAAGATGGATTTAGCAGTGGAACAAGGGGATCAAAACCTACGTGGTGA
- the LOC18097562 gene encoding uncharacterized protein LOC18097562 isoform X2, whose protein sequence is MEKKVAKTKTKEGLVIPGRSLVDLVFSWSIGHVLNKDLYKNQVKKIPETFMSTTHYMESFIPALIEETRADLCSNMTMVSQAPKREIFSLGIAKENKPPKDLFYKIWFEKMRNNVNGEGIYEPGVGDLLALTDVRPKDIDDLNRPGFNYLLAYVHGLSIAKDDNDKYDILSILTSKPIQFELEDRENKKESVIAGKGRRKNMKANVFVVYLVNMMTNIRTWRSLNSELEGGNMNIIQNVLHTSSADGQDCTHCLSEVNRSATLSGMEETSSNLNDSQQDAIVSCIGLSECQHQSTVKLIWGPPGTGKTTMVGLLLLSLLKLKCRTLTCAPTNIAVLGVTSRLLRQVRQVTDSLEYDTYGLGDIVLYGNGKRMKISENHDLEDIFLDNRVEALYHCFNPSTGWKHTLGSLITLLEDPEHQYRRYLESKDGMHGFEEINTSKGKDEAVNDQEKKGTNSRKVLKKALIQAMKDNKKKEKQKQNKDGKVKKEVILSFEEFVKDSFEFLSAKLDVLIVDLYTHLPTSIISLEVVKNMIIALGGLKSFKPLLYSVSVGDEGLKQVLSDFENEGSGAGQFSRLAFTRKYCVQTLNSLPRVFDIPNIFEVEGIAARNFCLGNACLVFCTASSSVKLHTEGATPIKLLVIDEAAQLKECESTIPLQLSGLRHAILIGDERQLPAMVQSKISEEAEFGRSLFERLVILEHGKHLLNMQYRMHPSISLFPNKEFYDRLIEDSSNVKERNYRKQFLQGSMYGPYSFINVATGKEQSYNGRSKKNLVEVAVVSAIVASLFKKFIRARKRMSIGVISPYKAQVYAIQEKIGNAYSKYSDFAVKVRSVDGFQGSEEDVIIISTVRCNANGSVGFLSNRQRVNVALTRARYCLWILGNGATLVNSDTIWKKLVTDAKERGCFYNADEDKSLSKAIMDALLELDQLDYLLNANFLLFRNARWKFFFSDSFRKSIMKVGNEARHEVISLLAKLSSGWRQSPEERNIIVLHGTSSELLENYRVNDQLSLIWTVDIIKENKNDTQILKVWDVLPLRDLPKLARSLDAVFGNYTVNKMNRCRHKCTEGDVVVPMRWSISSGAALESSNPETDPAQLLSQTLASLVIRDESEAPAATSRQPWRSKKDGFSSGTRRSKPRWRRTNDN, encoded by the exons ATGGAGAAGAAAGTAGCGAAAACGAAAACTAAAGAAGGATTAGTAATTCCTGGTAGAAGCTTGGTAGATTTGGTGTTCTCTTGGTCTATCGGGCATGTACTCAACAAAGATCTTTACAAAAACCAG GTGAAGAAGATACCGGAGACATTCATGTCAACGACACATTACATGGAGTCATTCATTCCTGCGCTAATCGAGGAAACTCGTGCTGACTTATGCTCAAACATGACAATGGTCTCCCAAGCACCTAAAAGAGAAATCTTTTCACTGGGAATAGCTAAAGAGAACAAACCTCCGAAAGACTTGTTTTATAAGATCTGGTTTGAAAAAATGAGAAACAATGTGAATGGGGAAGGAATATATGAGCCTGGGGTTGGAGATCTCCTTGCTTTGACAGATGTAAGACCGAAAGACATTGATGATTTGAACAGGCCTGGGTTTAACTATCTTCTTGCATATGTTCATGGACTATCTATAGCGAAAGATGATAACGATAAATATGACATTTTGTCAATTCTCACATCCAAACCCATTCAATTTGAATTAGAAGACagggaaaataaaaaggagtCTGTCATTGCTGGAAAAGGAAGGCGAAAGAACATGAAAGCTAATGTCTTTGTTGTTTACCTAGTGAACATGATGACAAATATTCGTACATGGAGATCATTGAACTCAGAGCTGGAAGGAGGGAACATGAACATTATCCAGAATGTGCTTCATACTAGCTCAGCT GATGGCCAAGATTGCACTCACTGCTTATCTGAAGTGAATAGAAGTGCTACACTTTCTGGTATGGAAGAAACCTCTTCCAATTTAAATGACTCACAGCAAGATGCAATTGTAAGCTGCATTGGTCTGAGTGAATGCCAACATCAAAGTACTGTCAAACTAATTTGGGGCCCTCCGGGGACGGGCAAAACAACGATGGTTGGTTTATTATTGTTGTCTCTACTTAAGTTGAAGTGCAGGACCCTTACATGTGCTCCAACCAATATTGCTGTGTTGGGAGTAACATCGAGACTCCTAAGGCAAGTTAGGCAAGTTACAGACTCTCTTGAATATGACACTTATGGACTTGGAGATATAGTTCTCTATGGGAACGGAAAGCGAATGAAGATCTCCGAGAATCATGATCTTGAAGATATATTTCTTGACAATCGTGTCGAAGCACTTTATCATTGCTTTAACCCGTCAACTGGCTGGAAGCACACTCTAGGCTCATTGATAACTTTGCTTGAAGATCCTGAGCATCAGTACCGCCGGTACTTGGAAAGTAAGGATGGAATGCATGGATTTGAAGAGATAAACACCAGCAAAGGGAAAGATGAAGCGGTCAACgatcaagaaaaaaagggcACGAACAGCAGGAAAGTTTTGAAGAAAGCTCTTATTCAGGCCATGAAAGataacaagaaaaaggaaaaacagaaacaaaataaagatgGCAAGGTAAAGAAGGAAGTTATTCTCTCTTTTGAGGAATTCGTAAAGGATAGTTTCGAATTCCTTAGTGCGAAGTTGGATGTTTTAATTGTAGATTTGTATACACACTTGCCAACATCTATCATTTCATTAGAAGTGGTGAAGAACATGATCATAGCACTTGGTGGACTCAAGAGCTTCAAACCCTTGCTGTATAGTGTTAGTGTTGGAGATGAAGGTCTAAAGCAAGTCCTCagtgattttgaaaatgaaggAAGCGGCGCTGGTCAATTTTCACGGTTGGCCTTTACGAGAAAATATTGTGTTCAGACACTAAATTCACTTCCTCGAGTATTTGACATTCCCAATATTTTTGAAGTTGAAGGTATAGCAGCAAGAAACTTTTGCTTGGGAAATGCGTGTCTGGTTTTCTGTACTGCTTCAAGCTCTGTCAAGTTGCACACAGAAGGAGCAACACCGATAAAATTGTTGGTTATTGATGAAGCTGCCCAGCTTAAAGAATGTGAATCGACTATTCCATTGCAACTTTCTGGTCTTCGCCATGCCATTCTTATAGGTGACGAGCGCCAACTTCCTGCCATGGTTCAAAGCAAG ATTTCCGAGGAAGCTGAATTCGGGAGGAGTTTGTTTGAGAGATTGGTCATACTAGAACACGGGAAACACCTTCTGAATATGCAGTATAGGATGCATCCATCTATAAGCCTATTCCCAAATAAAGAGTTCTATGATAGGCTAATTGAGGATTCTTCAAATGTCAAAGAAAGAAACTATCGGAAACAATTCCTTCAAGGCAGTATGTATGGCCCTTACTCATTTATTAATGTAGCCACTGGGAAAGAGCAATCCTATAACGGCCGCAGCAAGAAAAATTTGGTCGAGGTTGCTGTAGTTTCAGCGATAGTTGCAAGCCTTTTTAAAA AATTTATAAGGGCAAGAAAGAGGATGAGCATAGGAGTCATATCACCATACAAGGCTCAAGTgtatgcaattcaagaaaaaattggaAATGCTTACAGTAAATATAGTGACTTTGCTGTAAAGGTTCGGTCTGTCGATGGATTTCAAGGCAGCGAGGAGGATGTTATCATTATCTCTACAGTCAGATGCAATGCAAATGGATCAGTGGGTTTTCTTTCCAATCGCCAAAGGGTAAATGTTGCGCTGACCCGTGCAAG GTACTGCCTCTGGATATTGGGAAATGGAGCAACTCTTGTCAACAGTGACACTATTTGGAAGAAATTGGTTACTGACGCGAAGGAACGAGGGTGTTTCTACAATGCTGATGAGGATAAAAGCTTGTCCAAGGCTATAATGGATGCCTTGTTAGAGTTGGACCAACTTGATTATTTGTTGAATGCCAATTTTCTACTGTTCAGAAATGCAAGATGGAAG TTTTTCTTCAGTGACAGCTTTCGGAAATCTATTATGAAAGTGGGAAATGAGGCTCGTCATGAagtgatttctttgttggcaaagCTTTCAAGTGGCTGGCGTCAATCTCCTGAAGAGAGAAACATCATTGTCCTACACGGAACTTCTTCTGAACTGTTAGAAAATTACAGAGTCAATGACCAGCTCAGTCTCATTTGGACAGTGGATATaatcaaggaaaacaaaaacgacACTCAAATTCTTAAGGTTTGGGATGTTTTACCATTACGTGATTTACCGAAACTAGCAAGGAGCCTCGATGCTGTCTTTGGGAATTATACAGTGAATAAGATGAACCGCTGCAGACACAAATGCACTGAAGG GGATGTGGTTGTTCCAATGAGATGGTCAATAAGTTCCGGTGCCGCTCTCGAGAGTAGTAATCCTGAAACCGATCCTGCACAACTCCTGTCACAAACATTAGCTTCACTTGTTATCAGGGATGAATCAGAAGCACCAGCAGCAACTAGTAG ACAGCCCTGGAGGTCTAAGAAAGATGGATTTAGCAGTGGAACAAGGAGATCAAAACCTAGGTGGCGAAGGACAAATGATAATTAA
- the LOC18097562 gene encoding uncharacterized protein LOC18097562 isoform X3: MEKKVAKTKTKEGLVIPGRSLVDLVFSWSIGHVLNKDLYKNQVKKIPETFMSTTHYMESFIPALIEETRADLCSNMTMVSQAPKREIFSLGIAKENKPPKDLFYKIWFEKMRNNVNGEGIYEPGVGDLLALTDVRPKDIDDLNRPGFNYLLAYVHGLSIAKDDNDKYDILSILTSKPIQFELEDRENKKESVIAGKGRRKNMKANVFVVYLVNMMTNIRTWRSLNSELEGGNMNIIQNVLHTSSADGQDCTHCLSEVNRSATLSGMEETSSNLNDSQQDAIVSCIGLSECQHQSTVKLIWGPPGTGKTTMVGLLLLSLLKLKCRTLTCAPTNIAVLGVTSRLLRQVRQVTDSLEYDTYGLGDIVLYGNGKRMKISENHDLEDIFLDNRVEALYHCFNPSTGWKHTLGSLITLLEDPEHQYRRYLESKDGMHGFEEINTSKGKDEAVNDQEKKGTNSRKVLKKALIQAMKDNKKKEKQKQNKDGKVKKEVILSFEEFVKDSFEFLSAKLDVLIVDLYTHLPTSIISLEVVKNMIIALGGLKSFKPLLYSVSVGDEGLKQVLSDFENEGSGAGQFSRLAFTRKYCVQTLNSLPRVFDIPNIFEVEGIAARNFCLGNACLVFCTASSSVKLHTEGATPIKLLVIDEAAQLKECESTIPLQLSGLRHAILIGDERQLPAMVQSKISEEAEFGRSLFERLVILEHGKHLLNMQYRMHPSISLFPNKEFYDRLIEDSSNVKERNYRKQFLQGSMYGPYSFINVATGKEQSYNGRSKKNLVEVAVVSAIVASLFKKFIRARKRMSIGVISPYKAQVYAIQEKIGNAYSKYSDFAVKVRSVDGFQGSEEDVIIISTVRCNANGSVGFLSNRQRVNVALTRARYCLWILGNGATLVNSDTIWKKLVTDAKERGCFYNADEDKSLSKAIMDALLELDQLDYLLNANFLLFRNARWKFFFSDSFRKSIMKVGNEARHEVISLLAKLSSGWRQSPEERNIIVLHGTSSELLENYRVNDQLSLIWTVDIIKENKNDTQILKVWDVLPLRDLPKLARSLDAVFGNYTVNKMNRCRHKCTEGDVVVPMRWSISSGAALESSNPETDPAQLLSQTLASLVIRDESEAPAATSRQPWRSKKDGFSSGTRGSKPTW, from the exons ATGGAGAAGAAAGTAGCGAAAACGAAAACTAAAGAAGGATTAGTAATTCCTGGTAGAAGCTTGGTAGATTTGGTGTTCTCTTGGTCTATCGGGCATGTACTCAACAAAGATCTTTACAAAAACCAG GTGAAGAAGATACCGGAGACATTCATGTCAACGACACATTACATGGAGTCATTCATTCCTGCGCTAATCGAGGAAACTCGTGCTGACTTATGCTCAAACATGACAATGGTCTCCCAAGCACCTAAAAGAGAAATCTTTTCACTGGGAATAGCTAAAGAGAACAAACCTCCGAAAGACTTGTTTTATAAGATCTGGTTTGAAAAAATGAGAAACAATGTGAATGGGGAAGGAATATATGAGCCTGGGGTTGGAGATCTCCTTGCTTTGACAGATGTAAGACCGAAAGACATTGATGATTTGAACAGGCCTGGGTTTAACTATCTTCTTGCATATGTTCATGGACTATCTATAGCGAAAGATGATAACGATAAATATGACATTTTGTCAATTCTCACATCCAAACCCATTCAATTTGAATTAGAAGACagggaaaataaaaaggagtCTGTCATTGCTGGAAAAGGAAGGCGAAAGAACATGAAAGCTAATGTCTTTGTTGTTTACCTAGTGAACATGATGACAAATATTCGTACATGGAGATCATTGAACTCAGAGCTGGAAGGAGGGAACATGAACATTATCCAGAATGTGCTTCATACTAGCTCAGCT GATGGCCAAGATTGCACTCACTGCTTATCTGAAGTGAATAGAAGTGCTACACTTTCTGGTATGGAAGAAACCTCTTCCAATTTAAATGACTCACAGCAAGATGCAATTGTAAGCTGCATTGGTCTGAGTGAATGCCAACATCAAAGTACTGTCAAACTAATTTGGGGCCCTCCGGGGACGGGCAAAACAACGATGGTTGGTTTATTATTGTTGTCTCTACTTAAGTTGAAGTGCAGGACCCTTACATGTGCTCCAACCAATATTGCTGTGTTGGGAGTAACATCGAGACTCCTAAGGCAAGTTAGGCAAGTTACAGACTCTCTTGAATATGACACTTATGGACTTGGAGATATAGTTCTCTATGGGAACGGAAAGCGAATGAAGATCTCCGAGAATCATGATCTTGAAGATATATTTCTTGACAATCGTGTCGAAGCACTTTATCATTGCTTTAACCCGTCAACTGGCTGGAAGCACACTCTAGGCTCATTGATAACTTTGCTTGAAGATCCTGAGCATCAGTACCGCCGGTACTTGGAAAGTAAGGATGGAATGCATGGATTTGAAGAGATAAACACCAGCAAAGGGAAAGATGAAGCGGTCAACgatcaagaaaaaaagggcACGAACAGCAGGAAAGTTTTGAAGAAAGCTCTTATTCAGGCCATGAAAGataacaagaaaaaggaaaaacagaaacaaaataaagatgGCAAGGTAAAGAAGGAAGTTATTCTCTCTTTTGAGGAATTCGTAAAGGATAGTTTCGAATTCCTTAGTGCGAAGTTGGATGTTTTAATTGTAGATTTGTATACACACTTGCCAACATCTATCATTTCATTAGAAGTGGTGAAGAACATGATCATAGCACTTGGTGGACTCAAGAGCTTCAAACCCTTGCTGTATAGTGTTAGTGTTGGAGATGAAGGTCTAAAGCAAGTCCTCagtgattttgaaaatgaaggAAGCGGCGCTGGTCAATTTTCACGGTTGGCCTTTACGAGAAAATATTGTGTTCAGACACTAAATTCACTTCCTCGAGTATTTGACATTCCCAATATTTTTGAAGTTGAAGGTATAGCAGCAAGAAACTTTTGCTTGGGAAATGCGTGTCTGGTTTTCTGTACTGCTTCAAGCTCTGTCAAGTTGCACACAGAAGGAGCAACACCGATAAAATTGTTGGTTATTGATGAAGCTGCCCAGCTTAAAGAATGTGAATCGACTATTCCATTGCAACTTTCTGGTCTTCGCCATGCCATTCTTATAGGTGACGAGCGCCAACTTCCTGCCATGGTTCAAAGCAAG ATTTCCGAGGAAGCTGAATTCGGGAGGAGTTTGTTTGAGAGATTGGTCATACTAGAACACGGGAAACACCTTCTGAATATGCAGTATAGGATGCATCCATCTATAAGCCTATTCCCAAATAAAGAGTTCTATGATAGGCTAATTGAGGATTCTTCAAATGTCAAAGAAAGAAACTATCGGAAACAATTCCTTCAAGGCAGTATGTATGGCCCTTACTCATTTATTAATGTAGCCACTGGGAAAGAGCAATCCTATAACGGCCGCAGCAAGAAAAATTTGGTCGAGGTTGCTGTAGTTTCAGCGATAGTTGCAAGCCTTTTTAAAA AATTTATAAGGGCAAGAAAGAGGATGAGCATAGGAGTCATATCACCATACAAGGCTCAAGTgtatgcaattcaagaaaaaattggaAATGCTTACAGTAAATATAGTGACTTTGCTGTAAAGGTTCGGTCTGTCGATGGATTTCAAGGCAGCGAGGAGGATGTTATCATTATCTCTACAGTCAGATGCAATGCAAATGGATCAGTGGGTTTTCTTTCCAATCGCCAAAGGGTAAATGTTGCGCTGACCCGTGCAAG GTACTGCCTCTGGATATTGGGAAATGGAGCAACTCTTGTCAACAGTGACACTATTTGGAAGAAATTGGTTACTGACGCGAAGGAACGAGGGTGTTTCTACAATGCTGATGAGGATAAAAGCTTGTCCAAGGCTATAATGGATGCCTTGTTAGAGTTGGACCAACTTGATTATTTGTTGAATGCCAATTTTCTACTGTTCAGAAATGCAAGATGGAAG TTTTTCTTCAGTGACAGCTTTCGGAAATCTATTATGAAAGTGGGAAATGAGGCTCGTCATGAagtgatttctttgttggcaaagCTTTCAAGTGGCTGGCGTCAATCTCCTGAAGAGAGAAACATCATTGTCCTACACGGAACTTCTTCTGAACTGTTAGAAAATTACAGAGTCAATGACCAGCTCAGTCTCATTTGGACAGTGGATATaatcaaggaaaacaaaaacgacACTCAAATTCTTAAGGTTTGGGATGTTTTACCATTACGTGATTTACCGAAACTAGCAAGGAGCCTCGATGCTGTCTTTGGGAATTATACAGTGAATAAGATGAACCGCTGCAGACACAAATGCACTGAAGG GGATGTGGTTGTTCCAATGAGATGGTCAATAAGTTCCGGTGCCGCTCTCGAGAGTAGTAATCCTGAAACCGATCCTGCACAACTCCTGTCACAAACATTAGCTTCACTTGTTATCAGGGATGAATCAGAAGCACCAGCAGCAACTAGTAG ACAGCCCTGGAG GTCTAAGAAAGATGGATTTAGCAGTGGAACAAGGGGATCAAAACCTACGTGGTGA